In a single window of the Desulfovibrio sp. Huiquan2017 genome:
- the infB gene encoding translation initiation factor IF-2: MTAKVRVEDLAAELGLSNKEIIQQLREIGVQAKSQKTVVEDEDVDRLKAELKKGGSGRKEVRRVGESGVIIRRRRKKAKSPKEEAVTLEVDESAEEPEEFVPETGAPEAVEAAPAGKETEEPVATPVEEPAPKAAPRKAAPKVRIIKPAVEEPVEAPEPVAAEVEQAPAAEAVAKEAAPEPAPAEAQPEPETAPEAVSEAEAPIAEKAAPEETDEKPAREESAAAPEAEDTAEKGEPRKKKKKKREPEAPKVKIISMPTEAEVQAREAAKLAQPERHPGGRPTGARPAGGRPAGGRPAGGRPVGRPGAAPGSNSPVPDPAAGDGRSKKKKGKKDRRVVEFSTEGGQDHTNKLYNDSNFPAGRKGRKKKGRRGQQSMMQQEQLQAQPMKAAKRKIKFDEAIRLSDMAHQMSVKAQDLIKTLFGLGVMATINQSLDLDTASLLAGEFGYEVENVSFDEQEFLIPTQVDKDEDLKPRPPVVTIMGHVDHGKTSLLDAIRMSHVTEGEAGGITQHIGAYHVQTDRGEVVFLDTPGHEAFTTMRMRGAQVTDIVILVVAADDGVMDQTREAISHSKAAGVPIVVAVNKMDKEGANPDNVKRELAELGLAPEDWGGDTIFAHVSAKKKEGIDELLEMVLLQAEVMELKANPDKHARGHIVEARLDKGRGPVGTMLISEGTLNQGDSFVSGIHFGKVRAMFNDQGKKIKSAGPAMPVEIQGFDGLPEAGDELFVVDDEKVARRIAQSRAMKQREKVLSAKTKVTLESFLASKPNDEAQTLNLVLKADVQGSLEAVTEALNKLSTDEVKISVVHGGAGAITESDILLAGASEAIIIGFNVRPNLKVKQIAEQEGVEIRFYDIIYKLVQEVKDAMSGMLTPDIEEVYLGQAEVRATFSVPKVGVIAGCFVADGKITRNAKARLLRDGVVIYTGQVASLRREKDDVREVAKGYECGIGLEKFNDVKVGDSIEVFETKEVARTID, encoded by the coding sequence ATGACGGCAAAGGTTCGGGTAGAAGACTTGGCTGCTGAGCTTGGTCTCAGCAACAAGGAGATCATTCAGCAGCTTCGTGAGATCGGCGTTCAGGCGAAAAGCCAGAAGACCGTCGTGGAAGACGAAGATGTGGACCGCCTCAAGGCGGAATTGAAAAAGGGCGGCAGCGGCCGAAAAGAGGTCCGCCGCGTGGGTGAGTCCGGCGTCATTATCCGGCGCAGGCGCAAAAAGGCCAAGTCCCCCAAGGAGGAGGCCGTGACCCTCGAGGTCGACGAGTCGGCCGAGGAGCCCGAGGAGTTCGTCCCGGAGACCGGTGCGCCCGAAGCCGTCGAGGCCGCGCCCGCCGGGAAGGAGACCGAGGAGCCCGTCGCCACGCCCGTTGAGGAGCCCGCCCCCAAGGCGGCCCCGCGCAAGGCTGCGCCCAAGGTCAGAATCATCAAGCCCGCCGTTGAGGAGCCCGTCGAGGCTCCCGAACCGGTAGCAGCCGAGGTCGAACAGGCCCCGGCCGCTGAAGCCGTGGCGAAAGAGGCCGCCCCCGAACCCGCGCCTGCCGAAGCCCAGCCCGAGCCTGAAACCGCACCTGAAGCCGTTTCCGAAGCCGAAGCCCCGATCGCTGAAAAAGCGGCTCCCGAAGAGACGGATGAAAAGCCCGCCCGCGAGGAATCCGCAGCCGCTCCCGAAGCGGAAGACACGGCGGAAAAAGGCGAACCCCGCAAAAAGAAAAAGAAGAAGCGCGAGCCCGAGGCCCCCAAGGTCAAGATCATCTCCATGCCCACCGAGGCCGAGGTGCAGGCCCGCGAAGCAGCCAAGCTGGCCCAGCCCGAACGCCATCCCGGCGGACGCCCCACCGGCGCACGCCCGGCTGGTGGCCGCCCCGCCGGCGGTCGCCCTGCCGGTGGCCGCCCCGTCGGACGCCCCGGTGCAGCGCCCGGTTCCAACAGCCCCGTGCCGGATCCGGCGGCTGGTGACGGCCGCAGCAAGAAGAAAAAGGGCAAGAAGGACCGCCGCGTGGTGGAATTCTCCACCGAAGGCGGTCAGGATCATACCAACAAGCTGTACAACGATTCCAACTTCCCGGCGGGCCGCAAGGGCCGCAAGAAGAAGGGGCGCCGCGGACAGCAGTCCATGATGCAGCAGGAACAGCTCCAGGCGCAGCCCATGAAGGCGGCCAAGCGCAAGATCAAATTCGACGAGGCTATCCGGTTGTCCGACATGGCCCATCAGATGAGCGTCAAGGCCCAGGATCTGATCAAGACCCTGTTCGGCCTCGGCGTCATGGCGACCATCAACCAGTCGCTCGACCTGGACACCGCCTCCCTGTTGGCCGGCGAGTTCGGTTACGAGGTGGAAAACGTTTCCTTCGACGAGCAGGAATTCCTCATCCCCACCCAGGTGGACAAGGACGAGGACCTCAAGCCGCGTCCTCCGGTAGTGACCATCATGGGTCACGTCGATCACGGCAAGACCTCCCTGCTCGACGCCATCCGCATGTCCCACGTGACCGAGGGCGAAGCGGGCGGCATCACCCAGCACATCGGCGCCTACCACGTGCAGACCGACCGGGGCGAGGTCGTCTTCCTGGACACCCCGGGCCACGAGGCGTTCACGACCATGCGCATGCGCGGCGCCCAGGTGACCGACATCGTCATCCTGGTGGTCGCCGCCGACGACGGCGTTATGGACCAGACCCGCGAGGCCATCTCCCACTCCAAGGCGGCGGGCGTGCCCATCGTCGTGGCCGTGAACAAGATGGACAAGGAAGGGGCCAACCCGGACAACGTCAAGCGCGAGCTGGCCGAACTCGGCCTGGCTCCCGAGGACTGGGGCGGCGACACCATCTTCGCCCACGTCTCGGCCAAGAAGAAGGAAGGCATCGACGAATTGCTCGAAATGGTCCTGCTCCAGGCCGAGGTCATGGAACTCAAGGCCAACCCGGACAAGCACGCCCGCGGCCACATCGTCGAGGCGCGCCTGGACAAGGGACGCGGCCCGGTGGGCACCATGCTCATCAGCGAAGGCACCCTCAACCAGGGCGACAGCTTCGTGTCCGGCATCCACTTCGGCAAGGTCCGGGCCATGTTCAACGACCAGGGCAAGAAAATCAAATCCGCCGGACCGGCCATGCCCGTGGAAATTCAGGGCTTTGACGGCCTGCCCGAGGCCGGTGACGAGTTGTTCGTGGTGGACGACGAAAAGGTCGCCCGCCGTATCGCCCAGTCCCGCGCCATGAAGCAGCGCGAGAAGGTCCTGTCCGCCAAGACCAAGGTCACCCTGGAATCCTTCCTGGCCTCCAAGCCCAACGACGAGGCCCAGACCCTGAACCTGGTGCTCAAGGCCGACGTGCAGGGTTCGCTGGAAGCCGTGACCGAGGCCCTGAACAAGCTGTCCACGGACGAGGTCAAGATCAGCGTCGTCCACGGCGGCGCGGGCGCCATCACCGAGTCCGACATCCTTCTGGCGGGTGCCTCCGAAGCGATCATCATCGGCTTCAACGTGCGCCCGAACCTGAAGGTCAAGCAGATCGCCGAGCAGGAAGGCGTGGAAATCCGCTTCTACGACATCATCTACAAGCTGGTGCAGGAAGTGAAGGACGCCATGAGCGGCATGCTCACCCCGGACATCGAGGAAGTCTATCTGGGGCAGGCCGAGGTGCGCGCC
- the nusA gene encoding transcription termination factor NusA, which produces MSELKRAIDQISKDRGIDRDLLIDTLEEAVRSAVARKYGETMDIEVAFNEELGEIEVFEFKVVVEEVHDPVSEISLEDAVAHDPNAQLDDEMGFPVKVEDLGRIAAQSAKQVIIQRMRDAEQEIIYEEYKDRVSEIASGIIQRRDRTGWIINLGRTEALLPKEEQIPRERYKRGDRVQAYIIDVLKESRGPQVVVSRSHPDYMIELFKREVPEVADGTVKIMGVARDPGLRAKVAVMSRDRDVDPVGACVGIRGSRIQNVVQELKGERIDIVVWSPDIAMYAQHALSPAMISRITVDEEDEALEVVCPDDQLTLAIGRKGQNVKLAAKLLGWKIDIFTESRYGELNAARKGMDQIASVAEVSMENFFNAGFESIDSIALASDEELLSIKGMTESKIADVRLAVNMLAPDLEAEDDRSEAPEAETLAEAAEETPRDDAEGESETEDETEDETEEETETPAEGAETK; this is translated from the coding sequence ATGTCGGAGCTGAAAAGAGCCATCGACCAGATTAGCAAGGACAGGGGCATTGACCGTGACCTGCTGATCGACACCCTTGAGGAGGCCGTGCGCTCGGCTGTGGCCCGCAAGTACGGCGAGACCATGGACATCGAGGTGGCCTTCAACGAGGAACTCGGCGAAATCGAGGTCTTCGAGTTCAAGGTAGTCGTGGAAGAGGTGCACGACCCCGTCAGCGAAATCTCGCTCGAAGACGCCGTGGCCCACGATCCCAACGCCCAGTTGGACGACGAGATGGGCTTCCCGGTCAAGGTCGAGGACCTTGGCCGCATCGCCGCGCAATCGGCCAAGCAGGTCATCATCCAGCGCATGCGCGATGCCGAGCAGGAAATCATTTACGAAGAGTACAAGGACCGCGTGTCCGAGATCGCCAGCGGCATCATACAACGCCGCGACCGTACCGGATGGATCATCAACCTTGGCCGGACCGAGGCGCTGCTGCCCAAGGAGGAGCAGATCCCCAGGGAACGGTACAAACGCGGCGACCGGGTGCAGGCATATATCATAGATGTATTGAAGGAGTCGCGCGGCCCGCAGGTCGTTGTCTCCCGCTCCCACCCGGACTACATGATCGAGCTCTTCAAGCGCGAAGTGCCCGAGGTGGCCGACGGCACGGTCAAGATCATGGGCGTGGCCCGCGACCCGGGCCTGCGCGCCAAGGTGGCCGTCATGTCCCGCGACCGCGACGTGGACCCGGTGGGCGCCTGCGTCGGCATCCGCGGCTCCCGCATCCAGAACGTGGTCCAGGAACTCAAGGGCGAGCGCATCGACATCGTGGTCTGGTCCCCGGACATCGCCATGTACGCACAGCACGCCCTGTCCCCGGCTATGATCTCGCGGATCACGGTGGACGAGGAGGACGAGGCCTTGGAAGTGGTCTGCCCCGACGATCAGTTGACCCTGGCCATCGGCCGCAAGGGCCAGAACGTCAAGCTGGCCGCCAAGCTGCTCGGCTGGAAAATAGACATTTTCACCGAATCCCGGTACGGCGAGCTCAACGCCGCCCGCAAGGGCATGGATCAGATCGCCAGCGTGGCCGAAGTCTCCATGGAGAACTTCTTCAACGCGGGCTTCGAGTCCATCGACTCCATCGCCCTGGCCTCGGATGAGGAACTCCTGTCCATTAAGGGCATGACCGAGTCCAAGATCGCGGACGTGCGGCTGGCCGTCAACATGCTCGCCCCCGACCTGGAAGCCGAGGATGACAGGTCCGAAGCCCCCGAAGCCGAAACGCTCGCGGAGGCCGCCGAGGAAACGCCCCGGGACGACGCCGAGGGAGAGTCCGAGACCGAAGACGAGACCGAAGACGAGACCGAAGAGGAAACCGAGACTCCCGCCGAGGGCGCGGAGACGAAATAG
- the rimP gene encoding ribosome maturation factor RimP, with translation MRQTFEEMLSDMIRPEVENLGYVFWGLTSPASGKKRVVRIYIDAPGGVNIDQCAEVSRQVGLMLEVEDVIPGAFNLEVSSPGLERPFFAPAQLADYMGRKMDVLLFEPEDGRRKFKGELAGIAGDTVAVNVDDQVKNFDWTAIKKITLVHEF, from the coding sequence ATGCGCCAGACTTTTGAGGAAATGTTGTCGGACATGATCCGGCCCGAGGTGGAAAACCTTGGCTACGTCTTCTGGGGATTGACCTCCCCGGCGTCGGGCAAGAAGCGCGTTGTTCGCATATACATCGACGCCCCGGGCGGCGTGAACATCGATCAGTGCGCCGAAGTCAGCCGCCAGGTGGGACTCATGCTTGAGGTGGAGGACGTCATCCCCGGCGCTTTCAATCTCGAGGTTTCCTCCCCGGGCCTGGAGCGGCCCTTCTTCGCCCCGGCCCAACTGGCCGACTACATGGGCCGCAAGATGGACGTTCTGCTCTTCGAGCCCGAAGACGGCCGCCGCAAGTTCAAGGGCGAACTGGCCGGTATTGCAGGCGACACCGTCGCCGTGAACGTCGATGACCAAGTCAAGAACTTCGATTGGACCGCCATCAAGAAAATCACCCTGGTCCACGAATTTTAG
- a CDS encoding DUF448 domain-containing protein: protein MSCKGHHPERMCVVCRERFPKEELTRFVPPEETNEPDFRPVPDPAMTRPGRGYYVCDQARCRERFPKMIAGLMKKRAR, encoded by the coding sequence ATGAGCTGCAAGGGACATCACCCCGAACGCATGTGCGTGGTTTGCCGCGAACGGTTTCCCAAAGAGGAGCTGACGCGGTTCGTGCCCCCGGAGGAGACGAATGAGCCGGACTTCCGTCCGGTACCGGACCCGGCCATGACCCGGCCGGGACGTGGATATTACGTATGCGACCAGGCCCGGTGCAGGGAGCGATTTCCCAAAATGATCGCTGGCCTGATGAAGAAACGTGCGAGGTGA
- a CDS encoding flagellar hook-basal body protein has product MRDSTQSAIFGALSNELRMSSIANNLANVNTSAYKKDKLAFHDTFIRFSHDYLVDDKTYIRGKNMFPEGHIMAKARLSAQQADLSQGSLERTGNQLDFALSGPGFFSIQGDGEMLYTRAGNFVTDSDGMLQTADGHPVMVDGGPLFIPPGGRLQADDQGNLLINGQPAGAFDLVDFDNPALLERTGSNNYRMPEGVAQTAPGEMEVAQGFVEKSNVEVVTEMVSMIETQRAFTMYTKMIQADNEMDTKLITKVGNPTA; this is encoded by the coding sequence ATGCGGGACAGTACACAGAGCGCCATTTTCGGGGCTTTATCCAATGAATTAAGGATGTCATCCATCGCCAATAATTTGGCGAACGTGAACACGTCCGCCTACAAGAAAGACAAGCTGGCCTTTCATGACACCTTCATTCGTTTCTCCCATGACTATCTGGTGGATGACAAGACCTACATCCGGGGAAAGAACATGTTCCCCGAGGGGCACATCATGGCCAAGGCGCGGTTGTCGGCTCAACAGGCCGACCTGTCCCAGGGCAGCCTTGAGCGCACGGGTAACCAGCTCGACTTCGCCCTGTCCGGCCCGGGATTCTTTTCCATCCAGGGCGACGGCGAGATGCTGTACACCCGCGCCGGAAACTTCGTGACCGATTCCGACGGGATGCTTCAGACCGCGGATGGTCATCCGGTCATGGTGGACGGCGGGCCGCTCTTTATCCCGCCGGGTGGTCGGCTCCAGGCGGACGACCAGGGCAATCTTCTGATCAACGGCCAGCCCGCCGGGGCCTTTGACCTGGTGGATTTCGACAATCCGGCTCTGCTGGAACGGACGGGTTCCAACAACTACCGCATGCCCGAAGGCGTGGCCCAGACCGCGCCCGGAGAAATGGAAGTTGCCCAGGGCTTCGTCGAGAAGTCCAACGTGGAGGTCGTCACCGAGATGGTTTCGATGATCGAAACGCAACGGGCCTTTACCATGTATACCAAGATGATCCAGGCCGACAACGAAATGGATACGAAATTGATCACCAAGGTGGGGAATCCCACCGCCTAG